tgctccatatagcaacaaatttttaatcaagaatcccccccctctcccgtcaatggtgtcccgctttaccaatgttaaaatctggtcgccttagtctaaaaggtaaaggtaaaggtatcccctgtgcaagcaccgagtcatgtctgacccttggggtgacgccctccagcgttttcatggcagactcaatacggggtggtttgccagtgccttccccagtcattaccgtttacccccccagcaagctgggtactcattttaccgacctcggaaggatggaaggctgagtcgaccttgagccggctgctgggatcgaactcccaaccgcatgggcaaagctttcaggcggctgccttaccactctgcgccacaagaggcgccttAGTCTAGTTGCATCTTTATTGGAGGGTGGAAAATGCCACAGCCAGCTTATGGCTACCTcataggggtttcaaggccaGATATATAGAGACGATTTGccatcgcctcccccccccccccgatctgggaCTTTCTGCCAACGCAGAAAGGAAGCAATAAAATAAACCCCCTACCAGCGTATTTATACTCACTGAACTCTATAAAGAAGGGCCTTTTTACCAGCAAGAGTAAACTCTTTCCTCTCTAATGTGAGACATGGGGAAGGTTCCACCAAGTCCCTGTATCAGAAAGGTCGACTCTACACAGATGTAAACATTCATCCATAGCGTATTAGCCTTTTCGGACCAGCGAGATGCAATTCAGGATTATGTGACTGATTTAAATTCAAGATGCAGGTCCAAGTTCCTTATTATAAAACCCAGGTTACGTGAGAGGGATCTTAGCCAGCTTGCTAAAGAATATACGGAGAGTAAACAGTTGCTGTTGGTCAATGCAGAAGGGACAAGCTTAGATTTCTACGGTACCATCTATCTTTTGGTATTTAGCCACCTATTCTTCGATTTGATGTTTGTTACGCCCATAAAGGAGTATTGagtctctgcagagcaaccctggatacccttggtggtctccaaggtCAAACCTGGGACCACCCTGCTTGCTTTTGAGATCCTTTTGAGGAGCTTACTTATTCCCGTTCCAATCAAATTTTTCAAAGcaagactcaaggcagcttacaaaatcccAGACAACCTTCTCCCTGCCCCGTTGTGCTTGGAAATCTTTACCAGTAGAGTTACCGGTAGAGTTGACCACCCATAAGTTGACTAGTTCAaggggggtggtataaaaatagaaaaacaaaataaataaagcttattTATCTCGCTTTTTCCTCCCTTGGTTAGTTCACCAGTGAGGAAAATGCTCTGGCCTGtagccaaccccctcccccccgccccaagccaGGTTGAAGCGTTCCTCCTACTGAAGGGGTCTTTCACCATCTTAGGTGGTCCTTTGTCCTTTGAACAAAGGATGTGCTCAAAGGTTCCTGAGAATAAGTGCCAGGATTCTTTGGAAGGGAAAccgagataaaggtaaaggtatcccctgtgcaagcactgagtcatgtctgatccttggggtgacgccctctagcgttttcatggcagactcaatacggggtggtttgccagtgccttccccagtctctaccgtttaccccccagcagcaagctgggtactcattttaccgacctcggatggaaggctgagtccaccttgagccggctgctgggatcgaacccccagcctcatgggcagagctttcagactgcatgtctgctgccttacccctctgcgccaccagaggcccATCGGAAGCCGAGATAGTAGGCTGGAAACATGATGGTTTTATTCGTAGCATGACCAAACGAAAACTGGGCTTGTTTGACGCTGGTTTGCCTTTGGACCCGCAGCAAGGATGCTCTCTCCCTGGAGCCTCTGGAGGAGCCCATGGACCAGAAGAGGGAGGAGACCAACCCACAGTACCAAGGGCTGACCGGCCTGCGCAATCTGGGCAACACCTGCTACATGAACGCCGTCATCCAGTGCCTCAGCAGCGTGTCGCCCTTGGTGGAGTATTTCCTCTCTGGCAAGTATATCACATCCCTGGACAAGTAAGTGaactgggctgggctgggatgGGAAGACGTCACCTTTTCAGTCTAGGATGCCTTCGTTTCGGAGAGCGACAAAGGATTCGGGGTCGCGTTCTCCATGACGCGCCAGACAGCTCGGACAGGCTTTCTCCACTAGGGggtcataaaaccctggggtttcttgacggccctggaagggtttcccaaatgtttgctaaacatctattgggtgatatgatcgtatatggtcatgttgacccattccctccccccccccaatggccaatgatgggcctggagggggtggggaggggaggggcctggggtgggcgtgtccacagctctgcttcccaaccgtattctgcacaattgctccacttctgaggtttctcaaagcctgaagaacgtttcacgatggtcatgggtagtcaacctgtggtcctccagatgttcgtggactacaattcccatgagcccctgccagcgtttgggaattgtagtccatgaacatctggaggaccacagatgttcattgactacccctggactagatggcctgtatggtccctctatgattctaggaatctaCGTAAGATCCCTGCTTCTTAGATTTTTGACTGGACTCCGTAAAGTCAATAGGATGCgtggacaaatatataaataaaagctggGTCTCAAAGTAAATAACCCTTGAAGGGAGATTTGATGCCTCTGCTGGTTAAAAAGACTGCTCTTCCCCCACAGAACCGGCCCACCCCAGTGTGGATTGATGGGCCTTTATTTGCATTACTGAGATAATAACCAAGACAAGGGTTCTTGGAGAGGAAACGGGCCTTCCATGCACCTCTCTCCATCGTTGTGGCCAACGGAGTTGCTAACCACCAGGCACTTTGCCGTCTGACTTTTAAAAAGCCCAGAGGCTGATCCCTCATGCCCCGCTCCAGGCGCTTTTCTGGAAGTTCCTCTGCCAACGACATGTCTTAGAACTGTGCCAAGTTTCCCAAACTGTGCTGTGACATCTCACGTATTTCTCCCCTCCTGTCCTCCCACAAAAAGAGCATGCCATAATAGTGAGGAATGGTGCAGTAACATCAATGCACTCTCAGAAAGCAGAATGGTGCATAATCCCGAATGAGCAGTGGGGTGTGAAGAGCCTCATAACCTCACAGTTTGTTTGTTGTTGGGACACTGGGAAAGAGAGAGGTTCTACAACACTGTACTGCACTCCCCCAGCTGGGAAGATGGCGTGTCATGCTTCCTGCTGCCAATTATTCATCTTGCCCCGCCCTCTTTGTCTTTTAACTCCAGTCCAGGGTTGGGAAGTGGGGATGGTTGTCCAGCCATGTAAGGCCAGTTGCttatctggggaccaagccctatgaagataggttgagggacttgggaatgttcagcctggagaaaaggaggttgagaggggacatgatagccctcgtttaagtatttgaaaggttgtcatttggaggagggcaggatgctgttcccattggctgcagaggagaggacacgcagtaatgggtttaaactacaagtacaacgatataggctagatatcaggggggaaatttccacagtcagagtagttcagcagtggaataggcagcctaaggaggtggtgagctccccctcactggcagacttcaagcaaaggttggatgcacacttttcttggatgctttaggatgctttgggctgatcctgctttgagcagggggttggactagatggcctgtatggccccttccaactctatgattctatgattctatgaacattgagcagggggttggactagatggcctgcatggccccttccaactctatgattctgacttCCAGAATTTTTCCATGGCAAATGGTTCCTTGCCCGGCCCCCTTATCCTAGCAGCCCATGGGACTGTGCTTTGTTCACCACCACCATTTCCTCCCACCAAACTAATTCTACGCTGTCCTTTTTCGTCTCCAAGGGAGAATGGAGAGATTGCGACGGCCTTTGCTTACCTGATGGACGACATGTGGCGGGGGGACTTTGACTGTGTCTCCCCAGAGGTATTCAGGCTGGTCATTGGGGagcaatatcctgcttttctcaagAAGACCCAGCAAGATGCCCAGGAGTTCTTGATTTACGTATTGAATGAACTGCACGAAGCTCTCAAGAAGGTGAGCGCAGTTTTTGAAGCTGCACCAAATCCCTGCCTTGCATTAACGCGTGGCGGCTGTGATTTACCCAGTCGGATTGAGCATATCGGTGGGGGAGAACCTGTGACCCTTGATAATAGTTATGCGGTGGCTTCCGTGCTTGTGTTGAAGTTttcagagcagcttcaagggcagccctgcacagagcaagctacagtagtctagcctggaggtgattgtTGTCTGAATCATTGGGGCTAGGTTGGATGCGACAGGTAAGGTGCTAGCTAGTTGATGCACCTGGCGAAGGTGGCAAAATAGCTTGCCTGTGACATCTGTGCCCTGGGCCTTTATAGgtagaggcatccaggatcacagtcagctgggtgaccttgggctagtcacagtcctgttacagctgttctcacagagtagtctctctcacagctctctcagccccatctacctcacaaggtgtctgttgtggggagagaaagggaaggcgattgtaaactgctttgagactcctccgggcaatgaaaagcaggggataaaaaccaactcctcctcctcctccttcctttttctatATCTAAACAAAATCAGCAATTAAGGCATGATTCCATGCTTATAAGAAATGAGAGCGGAAACATTAGTCAAGAGCTTTTAAGCTGCAAGCAATTTAGGCTTGGGAGGGGTGCATGCGTGGCTGTACCTCAGGTGAGTACCTGGACCTTGTTCTTTATATtttatacaggggtagtcaaactgcggccctccagatgtccatggactacaattcccaggagccccctgccagcaaatgctggcagggggctcctgggaattgtagtccacggacatctggagggccacagtttgactacccctgattttacAGTTCTCTTTTCTTACTGTTAATGGCACGTGACAACATATTAATTCCGTCTTCACTATACTCCATGGGTCTTGGGCTCTCACAGACTGACCTTCGGGTTTGGGGGCACAGTCAGCCATGTCGAAACTCCAGTGAGGAACATGAATCCGGAACACGACGAAAACGGAGTCTGaacccaggggcaccttgaagtccAACCCGCACGCCTGCACGCAAGAACTTATTCCCAGATTTAAACTTCGTCGGTCCGTAAGGTGTCCTTGGATTCAGACTTgcttctcttgcttcagaccaacacggtgacccaacCGGGAAGTTTTTTTTAAGAGGACGGGTTTTTGTCAGGACTGAAGAAGGGGGTTTTCTCCTGATTTCGGGAATCGCCTTGATTCGGCGACGTGGCTTTGTTCTTCCTTGCAGTCGACCAAGAGGAGAAGCCAGGGCACCTCGTCCACGGCGTGGGAGTCCAGGCCTTCCGGCACGGAGTCCTCCATCATCACCCGGCTCTTTGAAGGACACCTCAGCTACTACATCATGTGCCTGGAATGTCAAACCACCACGTACAAAAACGAGATTTTCACGGTCTTGTCTCTCCCGATCCCTTACGAGACTGAATGCTCCCTGGAGGTACGGCTCCCCCCTACCTGAGAAACAaggtgcatccagctgggtgaccttgggccagctccagtttcctcagagctctctcagtctcaccttccccacagggagtctgttgtgggatgatgtttataagccactgagactcctttgggtggtcaAACGTGGTGCCCGTAAATCAACTCCTCTCCTTCCGGTAGGGCCCTCAGTAGCAGCTGCAAAACACTCCTGCAAGTTGAAATGTCCTTGTTATAAGCTCGCTGGGTCGTCTCTGGGGCTAGCCTGCAGACGCATGGCCCCAGGTGGGGCTGCGCGGAAGCGAGGAAGGGGAACTGGGGCTGGCTCCCTGCCTCACGGAGATTTCTCGGGCCCCCAGGAATGCCTGGAGTGCTTCTTTCAGCAAGACATGCTGACTTGGAACAACCAGATCACCTGCTCCTGCTGCGGGACAAAGCAAGATGCTGCTGTGAAAGCCAGCATCGCCAAGGCACCCAGGATAGTGATCTTTCACTTGAAGAGGTACGGGGCTTGTCTGCCGGATGAGTCACGCCTTTGTATCAAAGCTCGTCACGGCTCCAGATAGTTTCAGGGTCTGGAAATATGCACaaccgcccccctccccttcctcctttattATATCTATCGATTTGGATGTTTGCAACATAGCAAGCAGTCgtccgtcccgtcccccccaaaaaaaagagactGTATTGTTTTAAAAGGCCTTTCTTTATTTTCAGGTTTGATTGTCAAGGGAGCTACAAAAAGAAGCTGAAAACCGATATCTACTACCCTCTAAGCAACTTGGACCTATCCCCCTATATCTACCCACTCTTTCGGAAAAATCCAAAATACAGCTTATTTGCTGTGGTGGTAAGCAATTCCCACATGGACTGTccggaccaggggtagtcaaactgcggccttccagatgtccatggactacaattcccaggagcccctgccagcgaatgctggcaggggcttctgggaattgtagtccatggacatctggagggccgcagtttgactacccctggtccggACAGATAAAAGAACTCTGTGTGTAATTctgccatttctcccccccccccccaccccaccggagACCCAACTGAAAGATAAAGCAGCTGCAGGTAAATCAGAGGTGAATCTGTAGGGAAGGAATGCTTAACTATCCTTCCCTATCACCTGAAAACCACACCTGCCCACTCCCCAAGAAGACCCTCAAGTCCAAGAAACTTATTGGGTGGTCTAAGGCAAGTCATTCTACACTGATGGTTTTACTGTAGACAAGGGTTGTACTGTCCAAGCCTATGCTAAATGACTGCAGTTGAAGCCCATTGGAACCTAGGGGGCTAGGCAGGAGTAATTCTGCCCTGGACTGTCAATTATTTTGCTCTGATGCCCCTTGAAAACTTTACTGAGAGACTCACGGTAACCCCCATCTAGTTCCACCTCATGGGTTTTTCATGAGATAAACAagaggccttcctctgcagactcttcctcagtggttttttctatttaatttattgaccaccaggctggctcatgacagcttaaaattataaaatacatttaTAAACCCCTGgcagcatgatgatgaagaagaagagttggttcttatatgccgcttttctctacccgaaggagtctcagagcggcttactttcaccttccctttcctctccccacaacagacaccctgtgaggtgggtgaggttgagagagccctgctggccTAGGGGGGGAGAGGCCTAGATGTACCGGCATCCTAaggagggaccccagatcttccacggcctggcctcaaccaaatgcccagggGAAGACCTCCGtgttgcaggctctgcagaactgcaccAGCTCTgttaaggccctcagctcttccgggagctcatgccaccaggtcAGGGACAGGACCCCAAAATTTCCCATTTACGTCtcaaccctgcttcacttctgtgCTCTGAGACGATTGAGCTAGTCCAGGCTGTTAGGGTAGCGACTGACACAGTGAAGCTAGAAATAAATAGATGGCCACGTGTGCAGCCCGGAAATCTTAACAGGAAACATAAGAGAAGAACTCTTGAAaagaatatgaaaaaaatatataagggCCTTCTTTCCACTGAAGCTAAAGCGCTCAGACTGCTGCCTGAAATCTCTGCTCCCTGTTTACGAAGCTGCAGTCTGCATATTCCTGGCTGAACGTTTAGATTTTTGCTGTGACTTGTATTTCTGAAGCCCTCTGAGCATATCCTAACCCCGTTAATTGTGATGCTGGCCACAAAGTGCCTGCTCTCACAGAGCTTTGATTTACTGCTCTGGTTTGTGGCAGAACCACTTTGGAGATCTGGACGGCGGCCACTACACAGCATTCTGCAAAAACACCGTCTCCCAGAACTGGTACACTTTCGACGACTCCCAGATCAGCGCGATCCCAGAATCGGCTCTCCAGACCCCGGCAGCTTACCTCCTGTTCTACAGCAACCAAAGTTTCTCAGCGCCGGTGAAAAACTAAATGCGTTAAGGACGGACGGAACAAGTACGAAGCAGCGACACGGTTAGCGTGAGCGTGCGGACGCCTGGCAAGTCGGGTTCGGAGCGATCGTTCGAAGCCCAGCCGTCCGCGTCCCTCTCGCTGCTTTCTGACTGTAAGAAAGTCGATCAGACACCTGCCCacggctgtcttctgcagtcaagTGACACGTGCCGCAGGTGAACACGTTTTTGCTAACTGACGTAGCCTAGTCCCAGTTAAATAAACGGTTCCTGGACAAGCACagtggaagagttggtttttattccgaCAGAAGCCGAGATGAACTATATAGATATATGCATTTTTAGTAGCTTACCTACAGCAAAACCTGGAGGCCGAAAACTGGACTAAGGCAGAGGTTAGAAGTCATCTTTTAATACAGATGTATGGTCAGTGAGAGCCTGGCGCTGCTAACCTCtctctttaaaagggggttaCAAAAGTCCCTTTTTGGAGGGTTGTCAAATTGGCCTCAATAAATCAGTTGGTGGGGGTGGAGGTTTAATTATTGACATCCTGTGAAAGGAGTGGGAGTGGGGCTCTTGACCTGGGCTCCCATCtagcctctgcctctccaggtAGCTGCAAGGGTGATCAGGGTGGGGCAGGACGGCCATCAAcgcttaaccagggtttcatgagaccttggggtttcttgacggccccggaAGCGTTTCTCAAACAGATGGgagttaaatatatttttcaaatttgttaaacatttatcgggtgatatggccatgctggagcctcttgtggcgcagagtggtaaggcagccgtctgaaagctttgcccatggggctgggagttcaatcccagcagccggctcaaggtcgactcagccttccatccttccgaggttggtaaaatgagtacccagcttgcttgctgggggataaacggtaataactggggaaggcactggcaaaccaccccgtattgagtctgccatgaaaacgctagagggcgtcaccccaagggtcagacatgactcggtgcttgcacaggggatacctttaccttatggccatgctgatccgcccccccccaatggtgggcctggagggggtgggaaggggaggggcctggggtgggcgtgtccacagctctgcttcccaaccctattctgcatgatggcgccacttctcaggtttctcaaagcctggagaatgcttCTGGGGGTTGAAAAAGGCAGCTCTACCCTCATCTGGCTTAACCATCCTGGCCGTTGGTTACTCAAAAACCCCCTCCGAGGCTTGTTCCAACCCTTCTCCGCCGTGCAAGACTCCCTTTACAGGCACGCTCCTCAGTCCAAAATAAACAGACGTTTAAGAGTCTACTTTCAAATAATTTTCTCGAGGTTTTAATGCGTGAATAAATGAAACTCTTATATTAAATACTAAAAAGGAAAAGTCATCTCAGTTCTCCAAGAATACACAAGTGCGTGTGCACAGACTGATAAAAGCCCAACAGAAAAATAGCATTCTGACCTCCCCTGCCTGTACGCAATTTAAGTTCTTCCgagaacacaaaataaaatgaGCAATCCCTTCCCCGCTCTAGTAATGCTGACCAAAGGACCGCCTACCTCTTATATACAACCGGCCTGGCTGTGCAAGTTTGCAATCGATATATACACGTTACATTCCTATCTGTTTACATCCTTTCTAAGAGATTCACAGTAGAATCAAGCTTTTAAGGTTAGAAGGGTGACAAGGCCACTAAACgcggagaaagagagagagaaaaatcaaaaaGATATGCTTTGGGTTTCGGGGGACATCGCACCAACCCTGTACGTTAAATGGCTTTAGAACGGCAAAGCTAAATCTATCGTTTTTGGAACAGCATTACAAAATAATACTTCTGAAATCGTTTAGTAGTAAACAGCCTCGGTCACCGCTGGGCTTTTCGGACGCTAAGCGACGGCGCTAACAGGAAAGAGGGCCTTACTGGAGAAAACGCTGCAGCTGTCTCCTGACTCAGCCGGCGGCCTTATGCGTGGCGTGGCTCCGTGCATTCTGGTGCATCTATTTTCgggaaaagagagacagagaccaaCCTTCTCTGGTAACGTAGCTTTATGTGGCTAGGTCAGATGCTCTCTGTTCGAAAGAAGTATAAAACAGGATGTAAGCAGCGGAGGACTTCACGGACGAGGAGGAGATGTCGGAGACTTCGTGGTCATCGAACTTGTTCCATCGCTGCTTGGCGGCGTTTTTGCAGTACGCCGTGTAGTGACCCCCGTCCAGCCCTCCGTAGTGATTCTAAGGGGAATAAGGAGGAAGCTTAGGGAGTCAAAAGGGTTCTTTCTAGTTGGCCTGAACGCCCAGAATGCAAACTAACTTCTGTAAAGGAGAAAAACCGAGTCAGAGATTTTAACGGTTAGAAGATTGCCTCTGCCCAAAGCTCTACAGAGGTGATATGTTCAAGCTgcaatgaaaaaggaaaacaaaacagtgtatatagcaggggtggccaaactgtgactctccaggtgcccatggactacaattcccaggagcccatgccagccccaggggcttgtgggaattgtaggccgtggacatctggagagtcagtttggccacctctggtttaTATGAATGAAGCAGCCGGGTGTGAggggttcacagaatcacagagttggaaggggccatacaggccatctagtcatagaatcatagaatcatagagttggaaggggccatacaggtcatctagtcatagaatcatagagttggaaggggtcagacaggccatctagtccaacccctgctcatagaatcacagaatcatagagttggaaggggccatacaggccatctagtcatagaatcatagaatcatagagttggaaggggccatacaggccatctagtccaaccccctgctcaatgcaggatcagcccaaagcatcctatgcTACATCTTTGCAGTTCCTCACTTGGATGGCTCCACAAGCAGACAAGGTACgtgcaaaagggagaggagagaagccCCCACAAGAACTAACCAACAAGAAAATGAAGGCCCTCCAAAGTGATATAAAAAATAAGCTTCAGCTGAGAACAAGCCACCAAACATAAAAATGGAATTTGGAGATCATCTCTATTAGTGTTATAAGCCTCGGATCGTATTTTGCAAGGTGCAAAGGTGCCAGGCGTCACTTACGGAGACTGCAAACAGGTTGTATCTCCTCAAGTTGCTCTTTGGACCAATCACGTATTGCTGAAGGTCAAGGCTTTCCAGAGGGAAATCGACAGATGTCTGTA
This window of the Paroedura picta isolate Pp20150507F chromosome 18, Ppicta_v3.0, whole genome shotgun sequence genome carries:
- the USP50 gene encoding ubiquitin carboxyl-terminal hydrolase 50, which codes for MASRSTKMPDDFNIFYLLKDALSLEPLEEPMDQKREETNPQYQGLTGLRNLGNTCYMNAVIQCLSSVSPLVEYFLSGKYITSLDKENGEIATAFAYLMDDMWRGDFDCVSPEVFRLVIGEQYPAFLKKTQQDAQEFLIYVLNELHEALKKSTKRRSQGTSSTAWESRPSGTESSIITRLFEGHLSYYIMCLECQTTTYKNEIFTVLSLPIPYETECSLEECLECFFQQDMLTWNNQITCSCCGTKQDAAVKASIAKAPRIVIFHLKRFDCQGSYKKKLKTDIYYPLSNLDLSPYIYPLFRKNPKYSLFAVVNHFGDLDGGHYTAFCKNTVSQNWYTFDDSQISAIPESALQTPAAYLLFYSNQSFSAPVKN